GTAGGTTGTGTTGGTAATCATTTTCAATAAGCGTCGAGGAAGAGGGTACGGATGCTGCCGGTCACCTTGGTCAGCGGGGTCGACACCGCCACCCGCGACACCGCCGCGACCGATCTCCTGCGGCCCGCGACCGTCCTGGTCGAGTACGACGTGCGCGGGCTGGCCGGCGGCTCGGTCGTCCGGATCGCGCGGACGACGGACGGGGTGATCGACCGCGAGGTGATCCGGATGAACCACCCGTGCGTGTCCTGCGCGATGCGCGGGACGCTGGTCGAGCTGCTCCGGAGCATCGCGGTCGTCGGCCGGTACGACGCGGCGGTGGTGAACCTCCCGGCCGCCGGCGACCCGGAGGCGCTGGCCGAGGAGATCGCGCGGGACGCGTCCGAGGAACTGCAGGTCAGCGTGGTCCTCGCGGTCGTGGAGGCGAGCAGTTTCGTCGCTGACGCGACCGGCGAGGAGCTGGTCCGCGACCGCGGGATCCCGACTGCCGCGGAGGACAACCGGGCACTGGCCGAGGCTGTCGTCCACCAGGTCGAGTACGCCGACGCCGTACTGGTCGATCCCGGGTCGGCAGCGGGTTCGTTGGTGCAAGCGCTCAACCCGCAGGCCCGGATCGTCGTACGGTCTCGTGAGCTGGCCGGCGTCACGCTGCACGACCTGGCCGCCGCGCGGGCGCGGATCGAGCCGGGAACGATCACTGCACCGCTGCGGGAAGAAATCGGGCCCGCCCGGACGTTCCTCTTCTCGTCGGACCGGCCGTTCCACCCCGAACGCCTGTACGACGCGTTGGAGGACCTGGTCGACAAGTCCGCCCGCGGCAAGGGAACGGTGTGGCTGGCAACGCAGCCGCGGGCCCGGCTCGGGTGGGACAGCTTCGGCACGAACATCTCGCTCGGCGTCCTGGGCCGCTGGCTCGTCGACCTCCCGGCCGACCGCTGGCCGGAGGTGAGCAGCAGCCACCGGGCCCGCTCGGCCTTCGAATGGCACCCGGAGCACGGCGACCGCGCGAGCTACCTGTCCTTCACCGGAGTCGACCTCGACGTCTGGGAATTAGAACGCCGCCTGAACGGTTGTGTCCTACGTGCGGACGAAGAGGCCAGGAGCCTGACCGACCCGTTCGCCCCTTATCTGGAAGGAAGTACCGCTGCATGAAGCAGAACATTCACCCGGAGTACCGTCGGGTCGTTTTCCGCGACAAGTCGGGCAACTTCAGCTTCCTGACCGGTTCCACCCGCGAGAGCTCCGAGACGGTCGTCTGGGACGACGGCAACACCTACCCGGTGGTCGACGTCGAGATCTCGTCCGCGAGCCACCCGTTCTACACGGGTCAGCAGCGCGTGATGGACACCCAGGGCCGCGTCGAGAAGTTCAAGAAGCGCTACGGCCAGAAGTAAGACCTGACGCGGGGCTCCGGCCCCGCGCAAGACCAGGCACGGTCACCGCTCGACCCGGCGGCCGCTGCCACCCGGCCCGCTGATCCCACCCTCCCCCAGGATCGGCGGGCCTTCCTTTCGTCCCGCCGTCGTCTCGGATTCGAGACGGGGATCGTGGCGTGGTGCTTCAGCCGGTGGGTGGACAGGTCCCACACTGTGGCTGTGGAGCCGATCGAGCTTTCCGGGGCCGGGCTGACGCCGTTGACCGCTGTCGGCCTCGGCCAGCGCCGTACGCCGGTCCGCCTGGGCGAGGTCGCCCGCAAGCGGATGGCCGACTCGGCCGCGGCCGTCACCGAGATCGCGCGGCACCAGCCCGTGTACGGGCGTACCACCGGCGTCGGCGCGAACCGCGACGTGCTCACCTCCGACCCGGAGCACGGCACGCGGCTGCTGCTGTCGCACTCGACCACCGGCACCACGCCGTACCCGCGGGACGTCGTCCGGCTCGGCCTGCTGATCCGCGTCAACCAGCTCGCCTCCGGCGGATCCGGGCTGGTGCCCGAGGTCGCCGAGGCGATCGTGCGGCTGCTCAACGAGGACAAGCTCCCCGACCTGCATCGCGGCGGTGCGATCGGTACCGGCGACCTCGGTCCGCTCGCCGAGCTCGGGCTCGCGCTCGGCGACGTGATCGACGGGACCAGCGCGCTGCCGTTGCTGTCGAGCAACGCGATCACGCTGGCCGAGTGCTGCCTCGCGTACGTCGAGGCGGCGACGCTGATCAACGTCGTACCGCTGGTCGGTGCCCTGTCGCACGTCGCGATGCGCGGCAACGCCGAGGTGTACGACGTCCGCGTGCACGAGGCGCGGCCTCAGCCTGGGCAGGTCCGCGTCGCGAACCGGATGAGGGCTCTGCTCGCCGGTCTGCCGCTGGCGCCCGCGCGCATCCAGGATCCCTTCGGTCTGAGGGCTTTCGCGCAGGTGCTCGGGCCCGCGGTCGATCACGTCGACACCCTCGGGAACGCCTTGAGGGTCGACATCAACGCCTCGGCCGAGAACCCATTGGTTGCCGGAGGCACCGTCCTGCACAACGGCAACTGGCACGCGATGCCGATCGCCCTGGCGCTCGACTCGCTGCGCCTGAGCCTGCACAGCGTCGCGACCCTGTCCACCTCCCGCGTCGCGAACCTCGTCGACCCCGACTTCACCGGCCTGTCCCGCTTCCTCGCCAGCGGCGCCGACGCCAGCTCCGGCGTGATGATGATCGAGTACGTCGCCCACGACGCGCTCGCCGCCGTCCGCTCGACCGCCCAGCCGGCCACTCTGGGCACCGCCACCCTCTCCCGAGGCGCCGAGCACCACGCCAGCTTCGCGCCCCAGGCGGCGGTCCTCACCACCCAGCTCCTCGACGCCCTGCGCGAGGTCCTCGCCTGCGAACTCGTCACCGCCGTACGAGCCATCCGCCTGGCCGGCTTCACTCCCGTAGACCTCGCACCGGCCTCCATCGCTCCCTGGCTGGCCGACGCCCTGGTGGCCCTCCCCCCAGTCCTCGCCGACCGCTCCCTCCGCGACGACCTGGAGATCGCCCGAGGCCTGATGACCCAATGGGGCGACCGCCAGGTCGAACACCCAGCCGAGTCAGCCTGACCCACTTGCAGGTGGGCGCGGCGACCGCTCGGCGCCGATCAGCTCAGGCCGCTGCCAGTAGGCGGAACCATGGGCGGTTGGCCAACGCTGCAAGGGCTTCTGGGGGAACTACCGAGCCGAGGGAGTTGCGGGCGGTGACGGCTGCCTGGCGGGCCGGGCCGTCGCCGAAGAGTTGTTGCTGGATCTGCCACGGCGTACCGATCGGGAGCGGAAGTGGGGCGCCGTAGGGGATGCGTGGGTTCTGGGCGTGCAGGGTGACGCCGTTGCCGGTGTCCCGGATCGGATCCAGGTCGTACCCGTGGTCGCCGGAGGTGTAGCCGACCAGGCCGTTGGCGAAGGCGGCCAGGTTGGTGATCAGGTTGGTGGAGTTGCAGATGCCGTCGTTCTCGTTGCAGACCTCGCGGACCGCGATGCCGGCGTAGTCGTGCGGGCCTTGCATGGTGACGCCGGGCAGGACGGACGGCAGGTTGGTTTCGATGCCGCCGGCGACTCCACCTCGGCCGCCGGGACCGAAGGGACGGCGGGGATTGCCGTAGAGGACACCGTTGAGCTGCGCGTGCGGGATCGCCGACGACTGCGCGAACCGCTCAAGAACGTTGCCCGCGACAACGGCTCCTTCGGAGTACCCGGCCAGCGTGAGCTGCGATCCCGGGCACCGGCCGTGGAAGTCGTTGACGGCGGCGGTCAGCTTGCCGACGCCCTCGCCGACCGACGCGTCCAGCGCCAGCCGGTCGACGACCGGGAAGACCCCCGCGTAGTACGGCACCTGAACCACCTGCACGCCGGCCGGCACGTTGTGGTTGAAGCGCGAGTTGTTCCAGTTCACCAGCGACTCGCCAGCCGTGTAGCCGTCGGTCTGGAAGACCGCCGTCGCCGGGCAGGCGCCGGCCGCCGCCTCGGACGTCGTCACCACTCCACCGGCCACGATCAACGCGACCGCACCAACCATTCGGGCAATCGATTTCTCACCACGCATGAGCACTCCTCCGTCAGAAAAGGGAACGCCCGCAGCGTGCCGAGACCGGCGACCTCGAAGCAACCCCCACAAGACTGTCCGGCCCCCGCCCCAGCACGCCGAACGCGCAGGTCAGAGGCCGGACAACCGTTCTCCACAACGGATGCCGCCTATTCCAGCAGCATCGAAAGGCTCACCGGCTCAGCGCCGCCAGGTCGAAAGCGGCGGCCATCGCCTTGAACCCGTCGGCGTTCGGGTGCAGGTGATCACCCACGTCGTACGCCGGCAGCATCTTGCCGGGCGAGGCAGGGTCCCGGACGGCCTTGTCGAAGTCCACGACACCGTCGTACTCGCGCGACGTCCGGATCCACTGGTTCAGCGCCTGCCGGTCCGCCTCGCCCTCGACCGAGTAGTACCCAGCGCCCTCGTACGGCGTCAGCGTCGCCCCGAAGACCTTCAGCCCGGCCTCGTGCGCCCGCTGGATGAACTGCCGGTGCACCGCGATCAGCTCGGCCGGATCCGTCGCGCCGCGGCTGTTCCCGATGTCGTTGATCCCCTCCAGCAGCACCACACTGCGAACACCCGTCTGCCCGAGCACGTCCCGGTCGAAGCGCGCCAGCGCCGAGTCGCCCGCCGTACCGGCGTTGGCCAGCAGCCGGTTCCCGCTGATCCCCGCGTTCAGCACGCCCAGCTCACGCCACGACGGCTGGGCCAGCAACCGGTCGGCCAGCTGATCCGGGTACCGCAGGTTCTTGTCGATCGGCGACACGACGCCGTCGGTGATCGAGTCCCCGAACAGCACGACCGATCCGCGCACCCGGCTCTTCACGTCGACGC
The Kribbella italica DNA segment above includes these coding regions:
- a CDS encoding CobW family GTP-binding protein — its product is MLPVTLVSGVDTATRDTAATDLLRPATVLVEYDVRGLAGGSVVRIARTTDGVIDREVIRMNHPCVSCAMRGTLVELLRSIAVVGRYDAAVVNLPAAGDPEALAEEIARDASEELQVSVVLAVVEASSFVADATGEELVRDRGIPTAAEDNRALAEAVVHQVEYADAVLVDPGSAAGSLVQALNPQARIVVRSRELAGVTLHDLAAARARIEPGTITAPLREEIGPARTFLFSSDRPFHPERLYDALEDLVDKSARGKGTVWLATQPRARLGWDSFGTNISLGVLGRWLVDLPADRWPEVSSSHRARSAFEWHPEHGDRASYLSFTGVDLDVWELERRLNGCVLRADEEARSLTDPFAPYLEGSTAA
- a CDS encoding type B 50S ribosomal protein L31; amino-acid sequence: MKQNIHPEYRRVVFRDKSGNFSFLTGSTRESSETVVWDDGNTYPVVDVEISSASHPFYTGQQRVMDTQGRVEKFKKRYGQK
- a CDS encoding aromatic amino acid ammonia-lyase; its protein translation is MEPIELSGAGLTPLTAVGLGQRRTPVRLGEVARKRMADSAAAVTEIARHQPVYGRTTGVGANRDVLTSDPEHGTRLLLSHSTTGTTPYPRDVVRLGLLIRVNQLASGGSGLVPEVAEAIVRLLNEDKLPDLHRGGAIGTGDLGPLAELGLALGDVIDGTSALPLLSSNAITLAECCLAYVEAATLINVVPLVGALSHVAMRGNAEVYDVRVHEARPQPGQVRVANRMRALLAGLPLAPARIQDPFGLRAFAQVLGPAVDHVDTLGNALRVDINASAENPLVAGGTVLHNGNWHAMPIALALDSLRLSLHSVATLSTSRVANLVDPDFTGLSRFLASGADASSGVMMIEYVAHDALAAVRSTAQPATLGTATLSRGAEHHASFAPQAAVLTTQLLDALREVLACELVTAVRAIRLAGFTPVDLAPASIAPWLADALVALPPVLADRSLRDDLEIARGLMTQWGDRQVEHPAESA
- a CDS encoding PE-PPE domain-containing protein, with translation MRGEKSIARMVGAVALIVAGGVVTTSEAAAGACPATAVFQTDGYTAGESLVNWNNSRFNHNVPAGVQVVQVPYYAGVFPVVDRLALDASVGEGVGKLTAAVNDFHGRCPGSQLTLAGYSEGAVVAGNVLERFAQSSAIPHAQLNGVLYGNPRRPFGPGGRGGVAGGIETNLPSVLPGVTMQGPHDYAGIAVREVCNENDGICNSTNLITNLAAFANGLVGYTSGDHGYDLDPIRDTGNGVTLHAQNPRIPYGAPLPLPIGTPWQIQQQLFGDGPARQAAVTARNSLGSVVPPEALAALANRPWFRLLAAA
- a CDS encoding SGNH/GDSL hydrolase family protein, producing MRPLRKLVVTAAALLVIPLAPAAVPAAAEPSFGADWVGSWAVAVTPPGTSGLSATGVTDTTLRQVAHLSVGGSELRLRLSNVYGTSSLKVGKVTVVPRADALAGTPTVDPAKVKPVTFNGQASVTIPVGTEWVSDPVRLQVPDDTDLVISTYFPGPTGPLTQHPAGYATGFTAAGDQTAAAGPSYTAIPGAARYVIEGVDVKSRVRGSVVLFGDSITDGVVSPIDKNLRYPDQLADRLLAQPSWRELGVLNAGISGNRLLANAGTAGDSALARFDRDVLGQTGVRSVVLLEGINDIGNSRGATDPAELIAVHRQFIQRAHEAGLKVFGATLTPYEGAGYYSVEGEADRQALNQWIRTSREYDGVVDFDKAVRDPASPGKMLPAYDVGDHLHPNADGFKAMAAAFDLAALSR